Below is a window of Oreochromis aureus strain Israel breed Guangdong linkage group 4, ZZ_aureus, whole genome shotgun sequence DNA.
CCAAGTGCTTATCAGAAACAGGGGTGTTTTAGGTTTACTTCTGCTATTCTGTGTGTAGTTAGTATGGTtaggtgtttgtttttgttctcccctgctgtgtgtaaatggtttgTTTCTGGAAGTTTCTGGAAATTACTTTTTGTAGAGTTATATTTAGTTGACCTTTTTGTGGGCCTGCTAATTATATTTTTGAACTGTCTTTCTGAACTTTTTTTgagggttaaaataaagaaaacccattttgaagacattttttccTGTCCTCTATGCCTTGGCTGCTTGATCCCTCACTCTGGACCATCAGCTTCCACGCTGGGATCTGCTGCACAAATTCGCACTCAACCCAGGGGCAGGGCTTGTAAAACTTGTAAGACCTATTCTGTGTTTTCATATCTCCAAGAGAATTACCAATTGAAGAAAGGGATCCaacacaaaactcaaatcaAACAGTACAGTAATTGTCCACAACCCCGTTCAGTTTcacaaataaactaaaaactTCCACCAGCCACACAGGAGGGAAAATTGACTGCTCTACGTCATTTTGGAAAAGTTCAGAACCTTTATACATAGCATATGACAAGCAGACTCAGTGGGAGATAAATAACATGTAGCCTAGAATAAACATCTACAATTTAAAGAGACACATAGTTGAGTACCTCGCTATTTTCTCTAAACATTTATATCcataaaatattcagtttcacTAACAAAGGACGGGAAAAGCTGAGAGTTCTGGAGGGTAGTGCATGCTCTCATTTCATAAGTTGTCCTGCGTTTTGCCAGAAAGACAGAccacacagtttaaacctgTGAAAAAGCTTTTTTAAGAGAAAGAAGATTCACACTTTGTTTCTCTAAGTTAAAAACACATCCAACAAAGCTGCTTCTAACATACAAATTTACCTTTCAGATCAGTGTCTAAAAAACCAACATTAAATAATTTGATTCTGCATCTATAAAAGTAATTCCTGTTTGTATTAATTCACACTGAAATCTGAAATACTTGCCACATTACACATCTATGTTTTAAGATGGCATCGATTTGTCTTACATTTTGAAATTTAGATCCCAAAAATACTCGGTTTTACACGGACAAGTAAACGTGACAGCTGGGTGGGGGCAGTTGAGGGCACACACGTACACGTCCATAGGTGTCCGGCTTCTCAGGAAACAAATGTTTTTGATGAAAGGACATTTTGAAGGTTTAGACTTCAAAAAGGTTTAGCTTTTTCTCAGTCAGAAAGATTATACATGACAGGGAAAGAGCAATAAAAGCTCTCAAAGCAAAACAGGTGAAATAAACAACCACGAAGGACACTTGAGAAAAACGCCCCGCTGTTAAAACAAGGCAAAAGAGTcgcacaaaaaaaacccaaatccaTTAAGACTGCTTCTAACATGCAAAAACCAAATAGGTCTTCCACTCCACATAAGGCTTTATTCTCCATTCAGATCGCTGACTAAAAAGCAATAAGGTCTTCCTATAAGGCTCCTCCATAGTGTTAGAATAAAGCAACTTTAAACAATTGGTTCCTCCATCTATAAAAAGTAACTCCTGCTTGTAAAAATTtacactgaaaactgaaatacCAGTTTATAAAACAGAGAAACCTCATTAAAACACACCCGCTAGGAGGAGACAGGTGTGGGTTACGTGAAGAACAAAGCAGGCAGTTCTGGAGGGTGCGTGCGCATGCGCATGTACGTGTGCATGaatgtgcatgcatgcacaggCTCATTCTTCTCCAATCACATCACAGATGTAGAATATCATGAACAAGAAATATATTCTTACACTGTCTCAGTAGCTTCAGATCAACCCAACATTCATCGTTGTGGTCCACACTGACGGACAAACAAACATTGTTGATTATGAAGAACAATAAAAGTGAATCAGAAACCAATATAAAAGTCTTAAATATAAAACTGTTCTAAATAGAACAGGGGTTTTTTTCATACTTGAGATTTTCCAGACTGCAGCGCAAATCCTTCTGTTTTTCAGTCAACAGTTTCACAACTTCTTCGGTGAGGTTATTAAAGCTGAGGTCCAGATCTTTGAGGCTGCAATGGTCTGAGTTTAGAGCCAAGACCAAAGAACAGCCTCCATCTCCCGTCATTTTACAAAATGACAGCCTACAGAAATTGAAAAGCAGATGTGTGTTAAATCATCAGGGCACTTCCTGTCATGGCCTGAGCACCATTTTATTAGCCTTTTCTCAGTCTCCCCTTGGACACCTAGCATCATGCGTGTCATGgtcatagatagatagatagatagatagatagatagatagatagatagatagatagatagatagatagatagatagatagatagatagactgCTGTGCATTGCAACAATGCCATACCTGGAAATTACTGGCTGTCTTAaaccattttaaaaatgcagacTTAACCCTTCTTTTGCAATTGCTAAATCTAGATATACTGTGATAACATGGTTTGAAGTTAAATGAGATTTATTATATTAACCTGAGTGTTTTTAAACCACACTTTGGGTTCCTCAATGCTTGAGATAGTTCCATCACTCCCTGGTCTTGCAGATCATTGtaactcaggtccagctctttcaGGTGCGAGGCTGTAAAGCTGATTGCTGAGGCGAGTATCTTACAGCCTTTCTCAGTGAGTCTGTTGTGACTGAGGCTGACAGAAAAATATAGGAATATAATCATtaacaaaatctttaaaaatattagcaattacattttttttcagtaattcTAATCTTatcactcacatacacacagatatacatttatacatatatatatatacatatatatatgtgtgtgttccttcattcattcatccatctgAGAACTATAAGACAGACTGTTTCTGCTATCAAAATGTTGGGTTACTTAATGTAATCGCTGGTTCTTTGATAACAGAGTGAGGTGTTTCACTATGGTAATCACCCTGACCTAACCAACTACGGAAGCTTTAATGACACCACGTCTGTCTATGACAGACCTGTCGAGCCGTGCTCAGGGCTCCGCCCCCTCCTTCTAACACAGCTGACCAGCCCCATTCCAAGCAGATTTCTGTGCCCAAGCAAGGGGGAAGTGTTGGTGAAATACCCCACTCTGTTATCAAAGAACCATACAAGTAGGTGCTGACCAGCAGGTTTATCACCAAACCCCACATGGCAGGCTGACATAGCTGCCAAACAGACCTTTATAGTGGAAAAAGCTCTCCTTTTGTCCAGCATGTTctgaagaaaacacaacagctcCACCACTGAACACTGAAAAGGGATTGCCTGCTTTTCATGGCTTTTAAAATCAGCGACAGCCCCTGATCCCTCACTctgatcagtgttggggagaTCAGGCTGAGGGGAAGGAAAGCATACAGTAGTGTGTTTGGCCAAGGATCGGCCAGCACATCCACGCCCAGCGGGGCATCTGCGTCTGACAGGGAGAAAAACAGTGGACAATGTTTTCTTGCGAGGCAAAGAGATCTATAGCAGCCTGGCAGTATCTCTGACATATCTGCTCCACCACCTGTGGGTGAAGTCGCCATTCTCCGAACAGTGGATTCCCTCTGGACAGGAGATCAGCCCCCCTGTTCAGAATTCCTAGCACATGAATTGCTCGAAGGGAGAGAAGCTGTGTGCTGCTCCACACAATTGCTTCCCTGGCTAACCTGTGTAGTTGCCGGGAACGGGTACCGCCCTGGCAGTTCTTAAAAGCAACTACCATGGAGTTCTCTGTTTTCACTAAAACATGTTGCCCCCGGAGATATGACAGAAAATGCTGTAAAGCAAAGAGCACTGCGCGGCGCTCCAGCACATTTATGTGATTCAGAGCCAGTCTCCGCGACCAAACGCCATTCACTGCTCTGCCCATCATAGTTGCACCGCAACCTGACAGGGACAGTCTATGGTCAGAGTCCCCCTGGATGATACTGCCCCCAGAGGTACCCCTGCAGCGAGAGCTGTCAGGCTCCTCCATGGCCGAGTGCCGCAATACAGGactgtgttatttttacacCGTGACCGAGATGTCGGTGAGGgcacagctgcagagaggcaACTCACTGCTGAAAATCCCTCATCATGAGCAGCCCCAAATGCACCACAATATTACTGAGACTATGAGGCCGAGGAGGCGGAGACAGTGTTGAAACTGCAAGACTTTCCCCCGCTGAAAGACGACATCACCTCTGTCTCCTGGAAGGAGTTGGGGCTGTCCCCCTCGCAAAGAGCGTAAGCTCCCCCAGCTGGGGACAAGGAGAAATGgcagtgattttcttttgtttttattttctttgtagaATGCTTGGCCCAAGGTCTTGGATTCTCAACTTTGACCTGGTGAGCAGATTGAGGGCCTCCCGCTCCTCTCTGTATTCTGGCCCCACTCTGTCTCCCTGTCACAGCTACTGCTGCTGCCACAAAGCAGCTCTTGGCACCTGCTGAGGTTGTGGGTTAGGTGTTCTGGGCAAGCAGAGATTGAATGCTTTTCCCTCCTGCTTTCTGCGGGTGCTTGTCTCTCTTATTTTCTCCAGGGCAGGGCCGAAGAGACCCTTGGTCGGGTCATAGGCTGCATCCATGACCTCAGCCTTCTGAGCATCATCTAAGCCTGACAGGTTTAGACACAAGTCTCTCTCACTCGAGACTGCAAGGCCCATTACACGCCCACAACCTTGGACTGCTCCCCTGGAGGAGCGAAGGATGAGATCATTAACCACGCAGATTTCATCCCAGAGGGCTGGATTTAGGGAACCCGAGTCCAGCTGACGGCCCATGTCTTCTAGAATTTCTGACTGATAGGCTAGTGGGAGCCTCTTGCCATCATACAGGTTGCGTCCTGCCCCTTCCTCGTACAAATTGCTGTCCGCCGGGGGTGCAACTTCTGCCCCATTCAGTTGCCTCGACTGCTGGGGAGGGTAGGTGGAGtcatcctcctcatcatcataTATGTCCTCTAGGTTGAGTAGGTCGGAGTTGGCATCACCCTCTGCGTCCTCACCACCCGGCTCGCCCATGTTTTGATCAAGGAGGTCCTCGAACAATGAGGGCATGAGCAGGGACTATTCTTCCATCATGTCCGCCCAGCTCGTGGAGGCTCGCCGATGACGGATGTCACTCATAGCAATAGCGGCCAACAGGCGGGGGTCCTGAATGTTCATTGCTGCTACTCTCAGCCTCCTTTCCAGGACTTTCTCTGGCATCAACGCACAGTGTGGGTATCCCTGAGGGTCCACCAGTGAAGCCTGAGCATGCTTGGCACCCATACAGACGATGCACATTGTATGAAGGATGCAGCCTCTTTGGGATTTGGTTACGACCCCTTGGCAGGGGTAGGAGCCGTAGACATGGTTAGCGGAAAGGGGGTGAGACTAGGCTACACCAGGCTCATCGCAACACATTAGCCTGTTCGCAGTCAGAGCTAGCAGCGGGGATTAAATCCAAGCTAGTTGTAGCGGGAGTCAGGTCATTGTGACACGTTAGCTGCATTCTGCTAGCCAATATCGTTAGCAACTTAATGCTAACCGAACCCTGAGGTTGACTAACAAGCTAATGCTAGACGGACACTGAAAAGGCTCGCCGTAACGCGTTAGCCTAAGTTACACAAAGTCGGCTATCTCGCCTGCCTGAACAGATCACCTAACACGATTACAGTTCACCAGAGTGTAACTATAACGCTTCTTTCGAAGGACTTGCTCAGCACAATCCAAACTGGAACCGGAAAAACTGTATTCGGCGACAGACTCCTAGGAGGAATGCCTGAGAACTGTTAAGCAGCCAATCAAGTTTGCCTGGATGCGCTGAGAGGGCTCAAAGTAGTTTCTCATGggacaaaagtgagaatgagttAGGAGGGGCTGGTCGGACGTGTCAATGGAGCTTCCGTAGTTGGTCACGCCGAGGGGATTCTCATAGTGAAACACCAAGTGAAGTTAGAAAAAGCATGTTAACTTTGACACACTAACATCTAGTTTAAGGTGTAAGAAGTAAATGCATCACAGAAGCTAAAAAAGGAGATGCTTCTCCCCACATTTGATCAAATAAAGTACAAGTGATTTGCATAAGGTTGATTCATAATACAAAAAAGGAATTCCATGAGATGGTTCACAACATTTAGGCAAGACTAGAATGGAACCTCAACTCTTAAAgttcacttcctgtctgtgtggtGATTGTATTAGTATTACCTGAGCTAATGTCGATGCTGTAAAATCACAGTGACTGAAAAAGTACACATTTGGGGAAATTCTGCTGTAACTTTACATATTGTtaagttttctgtcttttctttgaaaaaagaaaaacagataagTTATAAACTTGTTGATATGTTGATAAGTAATTCACAAAGACATATGTTAAAAGGGTGAGTTTAACAGTCAAGGTACGGTCCTCTATACAGCCTGCACACACTTTGTCATAGATGTAAGAGGACTGATAAAAGAAGGTGTAatagtaaataaaaacaataatgttAATTAAGTCATTTGGTTTATTCTAAATTAGAAAATTACTTTTTGTCCACCATTTGTGTGTCTAACAGTTTCACTtccaggtgactgttgttgtaatttcgCGATGCAtacataaaactgaattgaaacttCTCCTGTACAGATTACTAAGGGGTCCACTCATACAGGCAGTGTGCAATCATACAAAAGAACAACTTAAATTTCACCATAACCCTTACTGGGGAAAAGGCAGTTTAAGATTTAAAAGACATAGATTTTAAAGTAATTGTTGTACATTACTTTAAAATCAGTATTATTGACTTTAAGATCACAACCTGATTTAAAACAGAATCTAGTATAAAAATTCTTGCCTCTAGAAATAGCTATAAGATATTAAGAGAATATGGCAAATGAGATCACAGGATGAAAAAAAAGTACTTTAAAATGAGATCTTGTTTCATTGGAGCAGTAAAGTACCACAACAATAAGTGCACCTATGAAAGAGCATCACCGCTATGGAGTTTTCATGTTTTGCATGCAGAGTCAAGGCTGCTAGTCTCCTCTTGAAATTTTCTCATTTAAACATTGATGACTTAGAACCTGAAAGGTTAGCAGCACTAAAACTTAAACTTACTGAATCAGTCAATTATTTCTGtgtcaaacaaacaatataCTAATTCTTTATACAAACAGGTAAATGTTAGGAAGATtttaaaaaccaacaaaaaaaaacatatatacctttaaaaaactaaaaattccCCTCTTGCCCCTGTGGGCAGTcttatccttcaagctcaggtcctctatcagaggcctgggagcttgagggtcctgcgcagatCTCCAAAGTAATTCCTCTACTGGAGTTActcacctagcttgggagtcactgcacctagtgctccgattaccactgggaccactgttaccttcaccctccacatcttcttgagctcttctctgagcccttggtatttctcaagcttcttgtgttccttcttcctcatgttgctgtcattcagaactgctacatctatcactacagtcgtgttctcctgtttgtctaccaccactatgtccggttggttagccaacaccattttgtccgtctgtatctggaagtcccacaggatcttagctcggtcattcttcACCACCCTggagggtacctgatcacgggcagggcgtaggtctggatagcccggatcttgttcttaccatccagctgactcctcaggacttgcctgaccctctgcaggttcttggtggttgcagcttttctagcagttcccatttgcctgtgggatccccaggtattTGTAGctgtctatcacaccaggcaagatcCCAGGTGcaaaataccaagggctcaagGAAGAGTTTGAGAAGATGTgaagggtgaaggtaacagtggtctcAGTGGTAATCGAAGCACTACGTGTGGTGACTCCCAGGCTAGGCGAGTgtctccagcagatcccaggaacaacatcggagatctctgtcaataaacatatatatatgtaccgTATTTTCACGACCATAAGACGCACCGTACTAAAAGGCGCAgtctcagttatgtgtgtgattactgtatttaacacacacataaggCGCACCTGATTATAGGGCGCATATAAGTGtgcgtatttaaaaataaagcgggAGCAAAACTGACTTTGGTACTCACATTTTTATTACCGGTAATCGTCATCAATCAAACCCATCGAAGTCCTCATCCTCTGTGTCTGAATTGAACAGCTGCGCTAAATCTCCATCAAACATTCCAGGTTCACTTTCTTCACTGTCAGAGTCACTTTCCGTGCCGTGCGGCTCCTCGGAAATGATGCCGGCTTTTGCGAAAGCTCGAACAACAGTGCCAGCAGACATGTTAGCCCAAGCATCTACAATCCATTCGCAAATTGTGGCGTAACTCGCCCGGCGCTGCCTTCCACTCTTAGTGAAACTGTGGTCTCCATTGGTCATCCATCGCTCCCACGCCGCTCGCAGCCTGACTTTGAATGGCCAGTTCACACCAATGTCCAGCGGTTGGAGTTCCTTTGTCAGGCCTGCCGGAATGACAGCAAGCTCACAGTTCATTTGCTTCACTTGTTTTTTTACATCGGCTGTGATATGGGCACGCATAGAGTCACAGATCAACAGCGATGGTGATGCGTGGAAAAAACCACCTGGTCTCCTTACATACACCTCCCTCAGCCACTCCTTCATCATTTCCTCATCCATCCAGCCCTTTTCATTTGCCTTAATGATGATTCCTGCTGGAAACTTCTCTTTAGGCAAAGTCTTTCGCTTAAAAATCACCATAGGCGGCAGTTTCTGTCCATTAGCATGGCAGCCAAGcacaacagtaaaagaagacttTTCGTGCCCCGTTGTGCGTATCGCTACCGTGCTGGTCCCCTTCTTCTCCACAGTGTGACTCACCGGGATGTCGAAAGTGAGCGGCACCTCGTCCATGTTAGTGATGTGGCTGGGCTGGATGTGTTTGTCGACGATGTGTTTGCTGCAGTAGGAGCGGAAGATGGCCAGCTTTTCATTATAATCTGCTGGAAGTTGCTGCGCTACCGTAGTCCTGGTCCGGATGGAAAAATGGCACCGTTTCATAAAACGAAAGCACCAAGACGGACCTCCTTGGAAATGTTCAATTTTCATTTCTTCTGCTAGCGAAACTGCTTTTAGCCGAATGGTGACCGTCGAAACGCTTCTCCCGCTCGTTCTTTGCTCGATGATCCACCGCTCGAGTCTTTCCTCCAACTCGGGCCACCTCGCCTTATGTCCGCGGAAACTCAGCTGCGTTTTCTTGACCTGCCGGAGCTTGTTTTCCAGCTTTCTCCACTTGCGAACCATCGATTCATTAATCTTAAATTCTCTCTCGGCTGCTCGATTTCCATGTTCCTCCGCGTAGCTGATGGCCTTCAGTTTAAACTGTGCTTCGTAAGCGTGTCTCTTTGCCATTTTCAGGGTTGTTAAAACAACGATGTTCTGCATAACGCACATACCTGTTCTTTTATACAGGTATGTGCGATTGTATATACCGGTACAGTCAACGCCCACACTTCACCCTTTAGTGTTCTCATGGTGTTCTCTACTACGTCCTCCTTACAACACACACAGGGCGCACTGCACTATAGGGCGCGCCGCACTTTTTGAAGAAAATCtaagacttttatgtgcgccttatggtcgtgaaaatacggtatatatgtatatatatacatacacacacatatatatatatgaaaattcCCTTCTGGCCCCTGCGGACGGTATCTCCATTCGCTCTcgcttctccttttcaggggcgcagggggcgctggagcctatcccagctgtcttagggcaagaggcagggtacaccctgggcaAAAGCTCAAAAACTTAAAGTAAAAATTTTCAAGTATCTAAATCCtgcttcaaatgtttttttgatGCAGTGTTTTACCTCAATACCTCCAGTCTACAGTTTTTGTTCTTCAGCCCATCTGAGAGGATCTTCATTTCCGAGTCTTTAAACTGGGTGTAGTTTAGTTCCAGTTCTCTCAGGTAACAAGGTTTGGATGTGAATGCTGTCACTAACATTTTGCAGATTTCTGCAGCCCTATGACGTCTGTTCATTCTTTTGGCACAGAGGATAAAAAACATTAGATTAGATATAAACATAGATTATACTATCCAAGTTTTAGCAAATGTCCTTCTAATCTAAGAAAACAAGACAGCTGCAGGGAAGAAGAAGCTCTAGTCTGACCACTAGGTATTTTTAGAAGGCTCAATTCAATTTCACTATCTACACCCAGGCCTGGTTACTTccagacctgttgaatcaagacTTCCTTTAAATAGAACCCGTCTGACAAAGTAAAGTAGGCTAAAAGAtgtcaaaaagcaacacatcatgccacGATATCTTAAACTGACCTGAGCTTCTCAAGTTTAGGGCAGCCTAGACCAACAGAGAGTACAGAGAATAATGAGTCCTCAAGTATGTCACCACTCAACTCTAGTTCTCTCAGATTTGAGATGACTGATTTGATGGCTGATGCAAAATCTTCCATGTCTCTTGCTGCGAGCCCTGTGCCAGAAAGACTGCAAGATCAAAGGACACAAAATCATAAGAAATCAGTACAAGATGTTACAAAACAATCATATAAATATGATAATTTTACTAACCTTAGAGCTTCTAGTTTACACTGAGAATTTTTCAGTCCATCAGCCAAGGTTTCTGCACGTTTATCCGCCCGATTGCCAAAAGTACTATTCACTATGTGCAGTTCAGTTAACACAGAGTGTGGCATGCAAAGAGCTGAAGAGATAGTTTTATATTCCCAAACACCGACATTTATACCTGAGATTCTGTAGAATTAATAAAAGTACAATTGTTTAAATATCagataaagtttttaaaagcatacatTATTTCTTAACTTAATAGACAATTGTGAACTCATTAAACCCCTTTTCCATCCGCACCCTGACACTGTCCAATACTACGGGATTTCCATAGGGGAGAGGATTTAGTTTTCCCTAattgaacattaaaaaaatctttcaatTTCATTTTACTTATATAGAGCCAGTTCACAAAAAGATGCCAAATCAAAATAAGCATTAGATGTTTAAAATATTCCCTTTGTGGCACACAAAATGGCAAAGGCACTGATTAGCTAACTGTAACACCTCCTGCAGCATGAACAGAACAATTTTTTAAACAGCTGATTGATGTCAAAATGCCAAATAAATCAGTTAACATGAATGAATGGATTAAAAAGTCCGGTCCTAGGTAAAACTACATAGGACAAGGTATTCAGGAACTGAGCATGAAAGTCACATAGTTGGTATCTGGTTCTGTTCAATAACaataactgtaaaaaacaaaacaacaacataaaattaTAGATAAAGTGCTGTAAACTGCTTAATATTCTTGTATAGAGCACCAACTCACCTTGCTTTTCTGCAGTTTCTCACAGCTGGAAGAAGTCTAATGATACCTTTTCCTGATGGTCTGTATTTCTTGAGATTGAATTCATCCAGAGGTGTGTTTGACATTAGAATCAGGTCAGCCAGAGTTGAACACTCAACAGGAGAGAGCGGTGATTCAGGAAGACAATTTGGTTTCAGATACTTTCGTACTGAATCATGTAGGGAACTGTCTTTCAACTCAGTCAGGCAGTGGACAAGGTTCAGACATCTTTCAGCTGAGCAGTCCAATACATCTAATTCTAATAGACTTGACCGAATTTCCTCAATATTTGCAGAGTGTTCTTCAGTCTGTTGAATCAGACCTTGAAGCAGGTCTTGTGTTGATTCCAGAGACAAGCCAATAAGGAACCTGAGGAACATGTCCAGTTCTCCGGTCGTTCTCAGAGTCGAATTAGCTATTGTAATTTCAATCAATTCGTTCAAAGGTAGATCCACTGGATCACTTTCCAAGATAAACTTGAGCTCTTCATCAGATCCTTTTAGCATGAAATCCTTGAGACTTTCAGAAtcaatttttttgtttgcaaaactaTGATATACAAAGAGAGCAGCAAAATACTCCTGAACTGTCAGATGCACAAAGCAGTAAAGTTTCTTTGTTAGGAACACGCTCTCTTCTTTGAATATTGCTGTACACAACCCACAGTAAACTCCAGCTTTTGTTATATCTATGTCATACTTCTTCAGATCTTCAGCAGTGAATATGATCCGGCCTTTTTCCAGTTGTTCAAAAGCCAACCTGCCTAATTTCAAAATGAACTCTTCATTTGACTTAAAGATCTCAGCTGTATCAGGCTCTTCCTGCTCGCCATATTTTTCATTAGCTATCGTCATCTGAATAAGAAGGAAGTGTGTGTACATCCCAGTAAGAGTTGTGGGTATTTTTTGGTTTCCATCTTTGGTGTTTCCCATTTTACGCATCAAATACTCAAAAACATGTACAGCAATCCAACAGAAGATAGGTATGTGACACATAATGTACAGGCTCCGTGACATTGTTATGTGTTCAATAATATTTTCAGCGACTGCTTCGTCCTCAACTCTCTTTCTGAAGTACTCTATTTTTTGTGGATCATCAAATCCTCTGACCTCGGTCCATTGGTAAACATACTCACGAGGAATGCGTTGAACTGCTCCTGGTCTCGAGGTTATCCAAACAAGTGCAGAGGGAAGAAGATGTTTCCTGATAAGGTTGGTCACCAGAGTGTCCACTGAGGATTCCTTCATAGCATCTGTCAGTCTTTTGGTCGTTTTGAATTTCAGCTGAAGTTGACTTTCATcgagaccatcaaagatgaacaaaacttTACGCTCAGCCAAAGCTCTCGCAACTGCTACGGTTTTAAGCTCTGGATGGAATGTTTTCACAAGGTTCTCAAAGCTAATCTGATCATCTTGGACCAAATTTAGCTCCCTGAATggaaacataaagatgaaatCCAAGTCCTGATTGGCTTTTCCATCTGCCCAGTCAAGGATGAACTTCTTCACAGAGACAGTTTTTCCAATGCCAGCAATTCCCTTTGTCATCACAGTCCTAATTGCTGTCACGTCTTTGTCGTCTTGCACATGTTTAAAGATGTCATTACAGTTGATTCTAATACCCTCAACAGTTTGATTCCTCTCTTTATCTTCAATCTCCCAAATCTCGTGTTGTTTATTGACATGTTCACTCTCTCCTTGTATAATGTGGAGCTGTGTGTAAATTTTATCCAATGATTTTTCATCCATACGAGACTTTTCAGTGCCTTCCAACTCCCACTGACACTTTTGCCTCAGatattctttgttctttttgatGACCTCCTTGATGAAATCTTCTGCTGTAGGTAAAGAGGAAAACCACCAATTTCAACCaaaacatataattttaacattaACTTGATCATTTTGACCTTGGTAAAGGATATAAAGCCGTCAGAACAGCTGGGATAAGTATGTTAAATAAAACCTCAAATccaaacccatattttattcacagtagagcatataaaaaaaatcatcatcaaatgtttaaactattGTTTGATACA
It encodes the following:
- the LOC120439733 gene encoding NLR family CARD domain-containing protein 3-like isoform X2 → MGNQCSVHRWCKKINKKYDKGGVNRTEESEENPPFLLRRPLQGEGDTVKETREETSCRHAEETSRKNDKLQINAQGLCLSDIEEEAEKYSADLDKKRSKLIQTITLVMPIADELRQQGLIHPETYNKIQAARTSQDQMRELYNALTTTKSKSAFYRILQELEPQACEKDFIKEVIKKNKEYLRQKCQWELEGTEKSRMDEKSLDKIYTQLHIIQGESEHVNKQHEIWEIEDKERNQTVEGIRINCNDIFKHVQDDKDVTAIRTVMTKGIAGIGKTVSVKKFILDWADGKANQDLDFIFMFPFRELNLVQDDQISFENLVKTFHPELKTVAVARALAERKVLFIFDGLDESQLQLKFKTTKRLTDAMKESSVDTLVTNLIRKHLLPSALVWITSRPGAVQRIPREYVYQWTEVRGFDDPQKIEYFRKRVEDEAVAENIIEHITMSRSLYIMCHIPIFCWIAVHVFEYLMRKMGNTKDGNQKIPTTLTGMYTHFLLIQMTIANEKYGEQEEPDTAEIFKSNEEFILKLGRLAFEQLEKGRIIFTAEDLKKYDIDITKAGVYCGLCTAIFKEESVFLTKKLYCFVHLTVQEYFAALFVYHSFANKKIDSESLKDFMLKGSDEELKFILESDPVDLPLNELIEITIANSTLRTTGELDMFLRFLIGLSLESTQDLLQGLIQQTEEHSANIEEIRSSLLELDVLDCSAERCLNLVHCLTELKDSSLHDSVRKYLKPNCLPESPLSPVECSTLADLILMSNTPLDEFNLKKYRPSGKGIIRLLPAVRNCRKARISGINVGVWEYKTISSALCMPHSVLTELHIVNSTFGNRADKRAETLADGLKNSQCKLEALSLSGTGLAARDMEDFASAIKSVISNLRELELSGDILEDSLFSVLSVGLGCPKLEKLRMNRRHRAAEICKMLVTAFTSKPCYLRELELNYTQFKDSEMKILSDGLKNKNCRLEVLSLSHNRLTEKGCKILASAISFTASHLKELDLSYNDLQDQGVMELSQALRNPKCGLKTLRLSFCKMTGDGGCSLVLALNSDHCSLKDLDLSFNNLTEEVVKLLTEKQKDLRCSLENLNVDHNDECWVDLKLLRQYACDLTLDPNTASVSIRLTEENRKAEAVPENQPYPDHPERFHEDQVLCEEGLTGRHYWEVEYFFADIAVAYKSINRVPNLSSYSSSDYGFGDNEKSWCFKNQDNCFAHNNSFVNLIRTINSIGVMGVYLDWPAGILSFFEISPNTVTHLYTVHTTFTEPLHPGFAVYFNGSVSLCEIK